A stretch of Oryza brachyantha chromosome 4, ObraRS2, whole genome shotgun sequence DNA encodes these proteins:
- the LOC102716311 gene encoding putative glycerol-3-phosphate transporter 1: MSSPSEQRRSKTRRMKPLGIHLYECVRGSPISFRSCQALVLILTFLSYASYHATRKTTSIVKSVLDPKTENLGMLHWPSHLYLKNLRDAQNNKTALYSGWAPFNADDGTALLGEIDLAFLGVYAIGMFFAGHLGDRVDLRILLTIGMIGTGFFTAAFGAGNWLNIHNFYYFLGVQMMAGLFQSSGWPSVVAVVGNWFGKSKRGLIMGIWNAHTSVGNISGSLIAAAMLKFGWSWSFALPGMMIAVVGLAVFLFLPVGPEVIGIEEDLHDKDAEKDDLGAPLLEERSRSKEKAVGFIQAWRIPGVAPFALCLFFCKLVAYTFLYWLPFYISHTAIGGEYLSDSAAGVLSTMFDVGGVVGGILAGHISDRLDARALTAASFTISAIPALFFYRIYGSYSLYWNVALMFITGMLVNGPYALITTAVSADLGTHSSLSGNSRALATVTAIIDGTGSIGAAVGPLLTGYISAKSWSGVFTMLMASALIAGLLLSRLVMAEIAAKMESSRRRRPDAAGDLPVSSVEEP, from the exons ATGAGCTCTCCAAGTGAACAACGCAGAAGCAAAACCCGTCGCATGAAGCCATTGGGGATTCACCTCTATGAGTGTGTCAGGGGGAGTCCTATCTCCTTCAGATCATGCCAGGCTCTTGTATTGATACTGACGTTCTTATCCTATGCTAGCTATCATGCCACTAGGAAGACTACAAGCATTGTCAAGAGTGTTCTTGATCCTAAGACAGAAAACCTAGGCATGTTGCATTGGCCGAGTCATCTGTatcttaaaaatttaagagaTGCACAGAACAACAAGACCGCTCTCTATAGCGGCTGGGCTCCGTTTAATGCCGATGATGGTACTGCGTTGCTCGGCGAAATCGATTTGGCATTTCTTGGAGTATATGCGATTGGCATGTTCTTTGCTGGCCATTTGGGTGATCGGGTCGATCTAAGGATACTTCTGACCATCGGAATGATAGGCACTGGATTTTTCACTGCTGCATTTGGAGCTGGCAACTGGCTCAACATACACAACTTCTACTACTTTCTGGGCGTTCAGATGATGGCTGGTCTGTTTCAGTCATCCGGTTGGCCATCTGTGGTTGCAGTAGTTGGTAATTGGTTTGGGAAGAGCAAAAGAGGGCTAATAATGGGAATCTGGAATGCTCATACATCTGTGGGAAACATATCTGGCTCCTTGATTGCAGCTGCCATGTTGAAGTTTGGATGGTCCTGGTCCTTTGCTTTGCCTGGTATGATGATTGCAGTCGTTGGGCTTGCAGTGTTTCTGTTCCTGCCTGTTGGTCCAGAGGTAATTGGAATCGAGGAGGATCTCCATGACAAGGATGCTGAGAAGGATGACCTGGGTGCACCTCTGTTGGAAGAACGATCCCgttcaaaagaaaaagcaGTTGGGTTCATTCAGGCATGGCGAATTCCTGGTGTTGCTCCGTTTGCTCTCTGCCTTTTCTTCTGCAAGCTTGTGGCTTATACATTCCTGTACTGGCTTCCCTTTTATATCAGCCACACAG CTATCGGTGGAGAGTATTTGTCAGACTCTGCAGCGGGTGTGCTGTCAACTATGTTCGACGTGGGTGGCGTTGTCGGCGGCATCCTTGCCGGCCACATCTCCGACCGCCTCGACGCCCGGGCActgacggcggcgagcttcACGATCTCAGCGATCCCGGCGCTTTTCTTCTACCGCATATACGGGAGCTACTCGCTGTACTGGAACGTCGCCCTCATGTTCATCACCGGGATGCTCGTGAACGGCCCTTACGCCCTCATCACCACCGCCGTCTCCGCGGACCTCGGCACGCACAGCTCCCTGAGCGGCAATTCCCGGGCGCTGGCCACCGTCACGGCGATCATCGACGGGACAGGGTCGATCGGCGCCGCGGTCGGCCCGTTGCTGACGGGCTACATCTCCGCCAAGAGCTGGAGCGGCGTGTTCACGATGCTGATGGCGTCGGCGCTCATCGCGGGGCTGCTCTTGTCGAGGCTGGTCATGGCGGAGATCGCCGCGAAGATGGAGTCGtcccggaggcggcggcctgACGCAGCTGGCGATCTGCCAGTGTCCTCCGTGGAGGAACCTTAG